From a region of the Megalops cyprinoides isolate fMegCyp1 chromosome 13, fMegCyp1.pri, whole genome shotgun sequence genome:
- the LOC118788383 gene encoding nuclear envelope phosphatase-regulatory subunit 1-like has protein sequence MNSLEQAEDLKAFERRLTEYVSCLQPATGRWRMILIVVSVCTATGAWNWLIDPDTQKVSFFSSLWNHPFFTLSCITLIGLFFAGIHKRVVAPSIIAARCRTVLAEYNMSCDDTGKLILKPRPHVQ, from the exons ATGAATTCGCTGGAACAAGCAGAAG atCTGAAGGCCTTTGAAAGAAGACTGACAGAATATGTTTCATGTTTGCAGCCTGCGACTGGACGATGGCGAA TGATTTTGATagtggtgtctgtctgtacagCAACGGGAGCTTGGAACTGGTTAATAGATCCTGACACACAAAAG GTGTCATTCTTCTCTTCCTTATGGAATCATCCTTTCTTTACGCTGAGCTGCATCACCCTAATTGGCCTGTTCTTTGCAGGAATTCACAAAAGAGTTGTCGCTCCATCAAT TATTGCAGCCAGATGTCGGACAGTGCTAGCTGAATACAACATGTCCTGTGATGAT ACGGGGAAACTTATCCTGAAACCACGACCGCACGTTCAATAG